The following coding sequences are from one Plasmodium knowlesi strain H genome assembly, chromosome: 9 window:
- a CDS encoding heat shock protein 101, putative: MMRRAFIWFIYLISLFFLWKNELASCSANNNQGKENYLNRTINILNAGKNIAKRYGHSQLKPVHILSALAKSDYGSNLLKENSVNASNLKQYLDTALEQTRAGPPLDNKSKIAYSDQVKEVLAEAEALANKYKSQKVDVEHLLSGLMNDELVNEILNEVYLTDEAVKGILKSKLEKTKKDKDGKSGGLYLEQFGSNLNEKVRNGKLQGIYGRDEEIRAVIESLLRYNKNSPVLVGQPGTGKTTIVEGLVYRIEKGDVPKELRGYTVISLNFRKFTSGTSYRGEFETRMKNIIKELKNKKNKIILFVDEIHLLLGAGKAEGGTDAANLLKPVLSKGEIKLIGATTIAEYRKFIESCSAFERRFEKILVEPPSVENTIKILRSLKSKYESFYGIHITDKALVAAAKVSDRFIKDRYLPDKAIDLLNKACSFLQVQLSGKPRIIDVTEREIERLAYEISTLEMDVDKVSKRKYNNLIKEFENKKDLLRTYYEEYVISGERLKRKKEAEKRLNELKELAQNYISANKEPPIELQNSLKDAQEKYMEVYKETLAYVEAKTHNAMNVDAVYQEHVSYIYLRDSGMPLGSLSFESSKGALKLYNSLSKSIIGNEDIIKSLSDAVVKAATGMKDPEKPIGTFLFLGPTGVGKTELAKTLAIELFSSKDNLIRVNMSEFTEAHSVSKITGSPPGYVGFSDSGQLTEAVRERPHSVVLFDELEKAHPDVFKVLLQILGDGYINDNHRRNIDFSNTIIIMTSNLGAELFKKKLFFDANNSDTPEYKRVFDDLRIQLIKKCKKVFKPEFVNRIDKIGIFEPLSKKNLREIVKLRFKKLEKRLEEKNIHVSVSEKAVDYIIDQSYDPELGARPTLIFIESVIMTKFAIMYLKKELVDDMDVHVDFNKAANNLVINLTAV, translated from the exons ATGATGAGGCGCGCGTTCATTTGGTTTATCTATTTGAtaagtttgttttttctgtGGAAGAATGAATTGGCTTCATGTTCTGCAAACAACAACCAAGGG AAGGAGAACTACCTGAACAGAACGATTAACATTTTAAAcgcgggaaaaaatatagccaAGCGATATGGACACAGTCAGTTGAAGCCCGTGCACATTCTGAGCGCCCTGGCGAAGAGCGACTACG gCTCCAATCTTCTGAAAGAAAATAGCGTCAATGCAAGCAACTTAAAGCAGTACTTAGACACCGCTCTGGAGCAAACCCGGGCTGGACCG CCATTGGACAACAAGAGCAAGATCGCCTATTCGGACCAAGTGAAGGAAGTATTAGCCGAGGCAGAGGCATTGGCGAACAAATACAAGAGCCAGAAGGTAGACGTGGAGCACCTTCTGAGTGGATTAATGAATGATGAGCTCGTAAACGAAATTCTGAACGAAGTATATCTGACGGACGAAGCGGTGAAGGGGATCTTGAAGAGTAAGTTGGAAAAGACGAAGAAAGATAAGGATGGAAAATCTGGAGGTTTGTATTTAGAACAATTTGGATCcaatttaaatgaaaaagttaGAAATGGAAAGTTACAAGGAATTTACGGAAGAGATGAAGAAATCAGAGCAGTTATTGAGTCTCTATTAAGATACAACAAGAACAGTCCAGTATTGGTTGGACAACCTGGTACCGGTAAGACAACCATTGTAGAAGGATTAGTTTATAGAATAGAGAAGGGAGATGTTCCAAAGGAACTGAGGGGATATACAGTCATCAGCTTAAATTTTAGAAAGTTCACTTCAGGAACTTCCTACAGAGGAGAATTTGAAacaagaatgaaaaatattattaaggaactgaaaaataaaaaaaataaaatcatccTCTTTGTTGATGAAATCCATCTATTGCTTGGAGCTGGAAAAGCGGAAGGAGGAACTGACGCAGCTAACTTATTGAAGCCTGTCCTCTccaaaggagaaataaaattaataggaGCTACCACCATAGCAGAGTATAGGAAATTTATAGAAAGTTGTTCTGCTTTTGAAAGaagatttgaaaaaattctaGTAGAACCCCCATCAGTGGAAAATACCATTAAGATATTAAGATCATTGAAGAGCAAGTATGAAAGTTTCTACGGTATACATATTACAGACAAGGCGTTAGTAGCTGCTGCAAAGGTATCTGATAGATTTATAAAGGATCGTTACCTACCCGATAAAGCTATAGATCTGTTGAACAAAGCTTGCTCCTTCTTACAAGTGCAGTTATCTGGAAAGCCCCGTATCATTGATGTTACTGAGAGAGAAATTGAACGATTAGCCTATGAAATTAGTACGCTAGAAATGGATGTCGATAAGGTTTCCAAAAGGAAGTACAACAATCTGATTaaagaatttgaaaataaaaaggatctATTAAGAACGTATTACGAGGAGTACGTGATTTCCGGAGAAAGacttaagagaaaaaaagaagcggaAAAACGATTAAATGAATTGAAGGAACTAGCACAGAATTATATTAGTGCGAATAAAGAACCTCCCATTGAATTACAAAATAGTTTGAAGGATGCTCAAGAAAAGTACATGGAAGTGTATAAAGAAACACTAGCTTATGTAGAAGCGAAAACACATAACGCTATGAATGTAGATGCAGTATACCAGGAGCATGTTTCGTACATTTATTTGAGAGATTCTGGTATGCCATTAGGTTCTCTCTCTTTCGAATCATCCAAAGGGGCCCTCAAACTCTACAATAGTTTATCCAAATCTATAATTGGAAATGAAGATATTATAAAATCCCTGAGTGATGCAGTCGTTAAAGCAGCAACAGGTATGAAGGATCCTGAGAAACCCATTGGAACCTTCTTATTCTTGGGGCCTACAGGTGTGGGTAAAACTGAGCTAGCGAAAACCTTAGCCATAGAACTGTTCAGCTCCAAGGATAACTTAATCAGAGTTAATATGTCAGAATTTACGGAAGCGCACTCAGTGTCAAAGATTACCGGTAGTCCACCAGGTTACGTAGGATTCAGTGACTCTGGTCAACTAACCGAAGCAGTGAGAGAGAGACCTCATTCCGTTGTTCTTTTCGATGAGTTAGAAAAGGCCCATCCAGATGTATTTAAAGTATTGCTACAGATTTTAGGAGATGGATATATTAACGACAATCACAGAAGGAACATTGATTTTTCCAACACCATCATTATCATGACATCCAATCTGGGTGCAGAACTatttaagaagaaattatttttcgatGCGAATAATTCAGATACTCCAGAGTATAAGAGAGTTTTTGATGATCTGAGAATTCAGCtcattaaaaaatgtaaaaaagtttttaaGCCAGAATTCGTAAACAGAATTGATAAAATAGGAATTTTCGAACCTTTGAGCAAGAAAAACCTTCGTGAAATTGTAAAGTtgagatttaaaaaattggagaaacgtttagaggaaaagaatattCATGTGTCCGTATCGGAGAAAGCTGTAGATTACATCATTGATCAGTCATACGATCCTGAGTTAGGAGCCAGACCAACTCTCATTTTCATTGAAAGTGTTATCATGACAAAATTTGCCATTATGTatttgaaaaaggaattgGTGGATGATATGGATGTGCATGTCGATTTTAACAAGGCCGCCAATAATTTAGTTATCAATCTCACCGCGGTGTAA